Proteins encoded by one window of Manihot esculenta cultivar AM560-2 chromosome 10, M.esculenta_v8, whole genome shotgun sequence:
- the LOC110624940 gene encoding MACPF domain-containing protein At4g24290, translating to MALRLPAPKAAELAIASIGCGYDITADIRLKYCKRGANNSQLIEIDEGGGREIVLPGGIVIPNVSKSIKCDKGERTRFRSDVLSFQQMSEQFNQEMSLTGKIPSGLFNSMFEFTGCWQKDAANTKSLAFDGVSITLYTVALEKSQVVLCDHVKKSVPSSWEPAALAKFIEMFGTHIIVGVKMGGKDVIYVKQQHSSILQPADLQKILKEMADKRFLDTSGQYSMASEQVYQNNKLETREQRLRFADASSSSSYSHKEDIVRIYKRRGGSDTKVLSHSDWLQTVQFEPDVISLSFIPITSLLNGVPGSGFLSHAINLYLRYKPPIEELHQFLEFQLPRQWAPVFSELPLGPQRKQQNTASLQFSLMGPKLFVNTSPVDVGKRPVTGLRLYLEGKRSNRLAIHLQHLSSLPNIFQLADDPHGNFSQESYDHKYYEKVQWKNFSHVCTAPVESYEELSIVTGAQLQVENYGFKNILFLRLRFSTVLGAASVKHPEWDGSPGLAPKSGLISTLISHHFTSVQKPPPRPADVNINSAVYPGGPPVPVQVPKLLKFVDTTEMTRGPQETPGYWVVSGARLVVEKGRISLRVRYSLLTMVLPDEDLEAER from the exons ATGGCACTTAGACTTCCAGCTCCAAAGGCAGCTGAGCTGGCAATCGCGTCTATAGGGTGTGGATATGATATAACAGCAGACATAAGGTTGAAATACTGTAAACGGGGTGCAAACAATTCACAATTAATTGAGATTGATGAAGGTGGGGGCAGAGAGATTGTTTTGCCTGGTGGGATTGTAATACCAAATGTGTCCAAATCAATAAAGTGTGATAAAGGGGAGCGCACAAGGTTTAGGTCCGATGTTCTTTCATTCCAGCAG ATGTCAGAGCAATTCAACCAGGAAATGTCATTGACTGGAAAAATTCCCTCTGGTCTGTTCAATTCCATGTTCGAATTCACAGGTTGTTGGCAGAAAGATGCAGCCAATACTAAAAGCCTTGCTTTTGATGGGGTATCAATTACTCTTTATACTGTTGCATTAGAGAAATCTCAAGTTGTACTTTGTGATCATGTTAAGAAGTCTGTTCCATCATCATGGGAACCTGCAGCATTGGCAAA GTTTATTGAAATGTTTGGCACTCATATTATTGTTGGTGTGAAGATGGGCGGGAAGGATGTCATATATGTGAAACAGCAGCATTCATCAATTCTTCAACCAGCTGATCTACAGAAGATACTAAAGGAGATGGCTGATAAAAGGTTTTTAGATACCAGTGGACAGTATAGCATGGCTTCTGAACAAGTTTACCAGAATAACAAG TTGGAAACTAGGGAGCAACGGCTGAGGTTTGCTGATGCCAGTTCCTCAAGTTCTTACTCTCACAAGGAG GATATAGTGAGAATCTACAAAAGGAGAGGTGGAAGTGATACTAAAGTTTTATCTCATAGTGACTGGTTACAAACTGTTCAATTTGAGCCAGATGTAATTTCATTGTCCTTTATTCCAATTACCTCTCTATTGAATGGAGTCCCTGGGAGTGGGTTCTTGAGCCACGCCATAAATCTATATCTACGAT ATAAGCCCCCAATTGAGGAGCTACACCAGTTTTTGGAATTTCAGCTGCCAAGGCAATGGGCACCAGTGTTCAGTGAACTCCCTCTTGGTCCACAACGGAAGCAGCAAAATACAGCATCTTTACAATTTAGTCTCATGGGGCCCAAGCTTTTTGTGAACACTTCTCCA GTTGATGTTGGTAAGAGGCCAGTGACCGGCCTTCGGCTTTATCTAGAAGGTAAAAGAAGCAACCGCTTGGCCATACATTTGCAGCATCTTTCATCTCTTCCAAATATCTTTCAGCTTGCGGATGATCCACATGGTAATTTCAGTCAGGAGTCCTATGATCATAAATACTATGAGAAAGTTCAGTGGAAGAATTTTTCACATGTTTGTACTGCTCCTGTTGAGTCATACGAGGAACTTTCTATAGTTACTGGAGCCCAATTACAAGTCGAGAATTAtggatttaaaaatattctctTTTTACGACTGCGATTCTCAACTGTGTTGGGAGCGGCGAGCGTAAAACATCCGGAGTGGGATGGATCACCAGGATTGGCGCCTAAATCTGGTCTCATCTCAACATTAATCAGCCATCACTTCACATCAGTTCAGAAGCCACCACCACGGCCTGCCGACGTGAATATAAACTCAGCTGTGTATCCTGGGGGTCCCCCAGTGCCCGTTCAAGTCCCAAAGCTTCTGAAGTTTGTTGACACAACAGAGATGACAAGAGGGCCCCAGGAAACTCCAGGCTATTGGGTTGTATCTGGGGCTAGATTAGTTGTTGAGAAGGGGAGAATTTCTCTCCGGGTTAGGTATTCCTTGTTGACTATGGTATTACCTGATGAAGATTTAGAAGCAGAGCGTTAG
- the LOC110624091 gene encoding pentatricopeptide repeat-containing protein At3g16610: MLWAMHLKSHKSFSLADCKHLLEDCLQSKSVFQGKTVHQHLIKNHIPHGDDDHFNQTIEKLTLFYLACNKVEYARRVFDRSPRKPKKVVIWNLLIKGYAWNGPFGEAINFYYKTLELGIQPSKFTFPIVLKACSALQAIETGKDIHVHAKRLRLDSDVYVSTALVDMYAKCGCLDDAETVFNEMPHRDVVAWNSMISGFSLHGVYYHDTIRLLVRMQNDFISPNSSTIAAVLPAVAQANALSHGKAMHGFCARRAYIDDIIVATGLLDMYGKCQYMDYARRIFDKVSIVKNEVTWSAMLGAYVICDFMREALEFFLEMMRLKDFTLFPTPVTLATVLRACAKLTDSSIGRCIHCYAIKSGFVSDLMLGNTLLSTYAKCGVVIDAKQFFYEMDLKDSVSYSAIISGCVQNGHAKEALRLFHKMQLSGLYPELATMLGVLPACAHLAAIQHGSCSHCYAIVHGLTTEITICNALIDMYAKCGRIDTARRVFDTMHKRDIVSWNAIIIAYGIHGLGMEALLLFDNMLVECLEPDDVTFICLLSACSHSGLVTEGKHWFNAMRQDFGITPRMEHYICMADLLSRAGKFEEVCNFIEKMPFEPDVHIWSALLAACRVHRNVELGEEVSKKIQKLGHGSTGNFVLLSNMYSTVGRWDDAAQIRILQREQGFKKSPGCSWIEIGGVVHAFFGGDRSHPHSPQINNKIDELLVEMRRLGYHGEASYVLQDVEDEEKEHILLYHSEKLAIAFGLLNLSPNKPILVTKNLRVCGDCHTAIKLISLITKRNITVRDASRFHHFKDGICNCGDFW; the protein is encoded by the coding sequence ATGCTATGGGCAATGCACCTGAAGTCCCATAAGAGTTTTAGTCTTGCAGATTGTAAACATCTCCTCGAAGATTGCCTCCAATCCAAATCTGTGTTTCAAGGCAAAACAGTCCATCAACATCTCATTAAAAACCATATCCCACATGGTGACGATGACCATTTTAACCAAACTATTGAAAAACTTACGCTTTTTTACTTGGCTTGTAATAAGGTCGAGTATGCACGCAGGGTGTTCGATAGAAGTCCCCGAAAGCCAAAAAAGGTTGTAATATGGAATCTGTTGATAAAGGGATATGCTTGGAATGGACCTTTCGGTGAAGCCATTAATTTTTACTACAAAACGCTGGAATTGGGTATCCAGCCCTCCAAATTTactttccctattgtgcttaaaGCATGTTCGGCTCTTCAAGCAATTGAAACAGGCAAGGACATTCACGTTCATGCCAAAAGACTTCGGCTTGATTCTGATGTTTATGTTTCTACTGCTTTGGTTGATATGTATGCGAAATGCGGATGTTTGGATGATGCAGAAACAGTATTTAATGAAATGCCTCACAGAGATGTTGTTGCATGGAATTCCATGATTTCGGGTTTTTCTCTGCATGGGGTGTATTATCATGACACTATTCGTTTGCTTGTCCGAATGCAAAACGATTTCATAAGccccaactcttcaactattgCGGCCGTACTTCCAGCAGTTGCTCAGGCTAATGCTTTGAGCCATGGCAAAGCAATGCATGGTTTTTGTGCGAGGAGGGCTTACATTGATGATATCATAGTTGCAACCGGACTTTTGGATATGTATGGGAAATGTCAGTACATGGATTATGCCAGGAGAATCTTTGACAAGGTGAGTATTGTCAAGAATGAGGTGACTTGGAGTGCTATGCTTGGTGCTTATGTTATTTGTGATTTTATGAGGGAGGCGTTGGAATTTTTTCTGGAAATGATGAGGCTCAAAGACTTCACTTTGTTTCCAACACCAGTAACTCTTGCTACTGTACTTCGAGCTTGCGCAAAGTTAACCGACTCAAGTATAGGCAGATGCATACACTGTTACGCTATCAAATCGGGTTTTGTTTCAGATTTAATGTTGGGAAATACTCTACTTTCAACATATGCAAAGTGTGGAGTAGTCATTGATGCAAAACAGTTCTTTTATGAAATGGATTTGAAAGATTCAGTTTCATATAGTGCTATTATTTCAGGATGTGTGCAGAATGGTCATGCAAAAGAGGCTTTACGTTTATTCCATAAGATGCAATTGTCTGGATTGTATCCAGAATTGGCAACCATGCTAGGTGTCCTGCCAGCTTGTGCTCATTTGGCTGCTATACAACATGGTTCTTGCAGTCATTGTTATGCAATTGTTCATGGCCTTACAACTGAAATCACAATTTGCAATGCTCTAATTGACATGTATGCTAAGTGTGGAAGGATCGACACTGCTAGGAGAGTTTTTGATACGATGCATAAGAGGGATATTGTATCATGGAATGCAATAATAATTGCTTATGGAATTCATGGGCTTGGCATGGAAGCACTATTGCTGTTCGATAACATGCTGGTAGAATGTTTAGAACCAGATGATGTGACTTTCATTTGTCtcttgtctgcttgcagccatTCTGGCCTTGTCACTGAAGGCAAACACTGGTTTAATGCCATGCGTCAAGATTTTGGCATCACTCCCAGGATGGAGCATTATATATGCATGGCTGATCTTTTGAGCCGGGCTGGGAAATTTGAAGAGGTATGCAATTTCATTGAAAAGATGCCATTTGAGCCTGATGTTCATATCTGGAGTGCCTTGCTTGCTGCTTGTAGGGTCCATAGAAATGTTGAACTTGGGGAAGAAGTGTCAAAGAAAATTCAGAAGCTAGGACATGGAAGTACAGGAAATTTTGTTCTTTTATCCAATATGTATAGCACTGTTGGGAGATGGGATGATGCAGCTCAGATTAGAATACTGCAAAGGGAGCAAGGATTTAAGAAAAGTCCTGGGTGCAGTTGGATTGAGATTGGTGGCGTTGTTCATGCATTCTTTGGTGGAGATAGGTCACACCCACATTCACCtcagataaataataaaattgatgaaCTGTTGGTGGAGATGAGAAGGTTGGGTTATCATGGGGAAGCTAGCTATGTTCTTCAAGATGTTGAAGATGAGGAGAAGGAACATATCCTCCTTTATCATAGTGAAAAACTGGCTATTGCATTTGGACTTCTTAATCTCAGCCCCAATAAGCCCATTCTAGTAACTAAGAATTTGCGAGTTTGTGGTGATTGTCACACTGCTATAAAACTTATCTCCCTTATTACAAAGAGAAATATTACAGTAAGAGATGCAAGTCGATTCCATCATTTCAAGGATGGAATTTGCAATTGTGGGGATTTCTGGTGA
- the LOC110624585 gene encoding uncharacterized protein LOC110624585: MSTFSSERSKPWNIYTTPDPTSSQTGAIDREAPWKSFGTSMNAIAFGFVATAILISMFLIMAIFEHLFRPNPSFSSPQGLINRSLQSGPVDKLGNPQTVATTSYAVDFSVLMPGQHCPTYIAQPAPLPCTREGIYWPSHENNNLMFP, translated from the exons ATGAGCACATTCAGCTCCGAAAGATCAAAGCCCTGGAACATATACACAACTCCAGACCCTACCTCGTCTCAGACTGGAGCCATCGACCGTGAAGCTCCATGGAAAAGTTTTGGAACATCAATGAATGCCATTGCCTTTGGATTTGTTGCTACAGCTATATTAATATCAATGTTCCTGATAATGGCGATCTTCGAACATCTATTTAGGCCGAACCCATCTTTTTCTTCCCCTCAAGGATTGATCAACAGGTCTTTACAATCAGGACCAGTAGACAAACTTGGAAATCCACAGACA GTGGCAACAACATCGTACGCAGTCGATTTTTCAGTACTGATGCCTGGACAGCACTGTCCCACATACATTGCTCAACCAGCTCCTCTTCCATGCACAAGGGAAGGGATTTATTGGCCTTCCCATGAAAATAATAATCTTATGTTTCCTTAA
- the LOC110624416 gene encoding putative pentatricopeptide repeat-containing protein At1g02420, with protein MPLGLRCSEIKIMILKPLSFPSNLRYATKAQLPLICRLFFSTNPTSVDQDVEVVYRIITSSSSPEDLKQSINSSGIFLNNDLIDEVLKRFRFGHGNPLQALELFKFTANRKGFYHTPNSLDTMLYILGRSRQFDHIWDVLIKMKRKDPSLISSRTMQVVLGRIAKVCSVRQTVESFRRFKKLVPVFDTISFNALLRTLCQEKSMADARNVYHTLKKEFRPNLQTFNILLSGWKSSEEAESFFEEMKELGVKPDVVSYNSLIDVYCKGREMEKAYKVLEKMREEDISSDVITYTSIIGGLGLIGQPDKARDVLKEMKEYGCHPDVAAYNAAIRNYCIARRLGDASSLMEEMVSQGFSPNATTYNLFFRVFYWSNDLRRSWSLYRQMIDAVCLPNTQSCMFLVRLFKKHEKVDLALLLWNDMVEKGFGSYTLVSDVLFDLLCDLGRLAEAEKCFLQMIEKGQKPSNVAFRRIKVLMELANKHDALQNLSEKMAIFGSSIQVPKGEEHVNRTLCYRLS; from the coding sequence ATGCCGCTTGGTCTAAGATGCTCGGAAATCAAAATAATGATTCTGAAGCCTCTCTCATTTCCATCGAATTTAAGGTACGCTACTAAAGCCCAGCTTCCCCTTATCTGTCGACTCTTCTTCAGCACTAACCCCACCTCTGTCGACCAAGATGTGGAGGTCGTTTATCGCATCATCACTAGCTCATCCTCTCCTGAAGACCTAAAACAATCTATAAATTCAAGTGGGATTTTTCTCAATAACGATTTGATCGATGAAGTTCTCAAAAGGTTCAGGTTTGGTCATGGGAACCCCTTGCAAGCACTTGAGCTCTTTAAATTCACTGCCAATAGAAAAGGGTTTTATCACACTCCGAATTCTTTAGATACCATGCTTTATATATTGGGAAGGAGTCGTCAATTTGATCATATTTGGGATGTTTTGATTAAAATGAAGAGGAAAGACCCGTCTTTGATTTCCTCACGAACTATGCAAGTGGTTTTGGGTAGAATTGCTAAGGTATGCTCTGTTAGGCAGACTGTGGAATCTTTTAGAAGGTTCAAGAAGTTGGTTCCTGTGTTTGATACCATTTCTTTCAATGCACTGTTGAGGACCTTGTGTCAAGAGAAGAGCATGGCTGATGCTAGAAATGTGTATCACACATTGAAGAAAGAGTTTAGGCCTAATTTACAGActtttaatatacttttatcAGGTTGGAAATCATCAGAGGAAGCAGAGTCATTCTTTGAGGAAATGAAGGAATTGGGTGTCAAGCCTGATGTTGTCTCTTATAATTCTTTGATTGATGTCTATTGTAAGGGAAGGGAGATGGAGAAGGCCTACAAGGTGCTTGAGAAAATGAGAGAGGAGGATATATCATCAGATGTGATAACATATACTAGCATCATTGGAGGGTTGGGATTGATAGGTCAACCTGATAAAGCTAGAGATGTATTAAAGGAAATGAAGGAGTATGGATGCCACCCAGATGTTGCAGCATATAATGCTGCTATTAGGAATTATTGTATTGCGAGGAGGCTTGGTGATGCTTCAAGTTTGATGGAGGAGATGGTGAGCCAGGGTTTCAGTCCAAATGCTACTACTTACAATTTGTTCTTTAGGGTATTTTATTGGTCAAATGACTTGAGAAGGTCGTGGAGTTTGTATAGACAGATGATAGATGCTGTGTGCTTGCCTAATACACAGTCTTGTATGTTTTTAGTTAGGTTGTTCAAGAAGCATGAAAAGGTGGATCTAGCTCTATTGCTTTGGAATGACATGGTGGAGAAGGGTTTTGGTTCTTATACTTTGGTGTCTGATGTGTTGTTTGATTTACTTTGTGATTTGGGGAGGTTGGCAGAAGCGGAGAAGTGTTTCTTGCAGATGATTGAGAAAGGGCAGAAACCAAGCAATGTTGCTTTCAGGAGGATCAAAGTTCTCATGGAATTGGCAAACAAGCATGACGCACTCCAAAACTTATCAGAGAAGATGGCTATTTTTGGGTCTTCAATTCAAGTTCCCAAAGGAGAGGAACACGTTAATAGGACATTATGTTATAGACTCTCTTAA